A single Brassica rapa cultivar Chiifu-401-42 chromosome A04, CAAS_Brap_v3.01, whole genome shotgun sequence DNA region contains:
- the LOC103864777 gene encoding OTU domain-containing protein 5-B isoform X2, translated as MARILVQRGSSSNASRSTSSSGSEPPQASSNNAQVPPATIDEETTTDGKQEEVNVVEQAECSDAKDASLPPSDEPVDREDDVVVVESDSPVSGGDGPDSPPLPVPPPKPSSNDNRRSVLGSFGALRIGATQRGAGPRSLVSTRSLPSGSHPSSPRSQSENEGYNSSDEHMPCFVPSHAGSSSGSEREHQFETEIRQSKGFEIRRMVEDGNCLFRAVADQVYGDSESHDMTRQLCMDYMEHERDHFSQFITEGFTSYLKRKRRNKVYGNNVEIQALAEMYNRPIHIYSYSTEPINIFQGSYNTDTPPIRLSYHHGNHYNSLVDPHRLTVGAGLGFGSLSGRHVDREQVKAAIKAQQEHQIDNALLAEGRYYSDLELTEKEIERSVMEASRAEYLMEWSKPRIGPNSNAETSSSGARTDWKQKEAVKEKTVVSSSVEMVLSMGFSYTQAMEAYSIFGDDVDSIVCYVLETSCGSSNNRRKGKAME; from the exons TCCAACGCAAGCCGCTCTACTTCTTCCTCAGGATCTGAGCCACCACAGGCAAGCAGTAATAATGCTCAGGTTCCACCAGCGACTATTGATGAAGAAACTACTACGGATGGAAAGCAAGAAGAGGTTAATGTTGTTGAACAAGCGGAGTGCTCTGATGCTAAGGATGCATCACTTCCCCCCAGTGATGAGCCTGTGGATAGAGAAgatgatgttgttgttgttgaaagtGATTCTCCAGTTAGTGGTGGAGATGGCCCTGATTCACCGCCCTTACCCGTTCCTCCACCGAAGCCTTCTTCGAATGATAATAGGAGATCGGTCTTGGGAAGTTTCGGTGCTTTACGAATTGGAGCAACACAAAGAGGAGCTGGACCTCGCTCTCTTGTTTCCACTAGGAGTTTGCCAAGTGGATCACACCCTTCTTCTCCAAGGTCTCAGAGTGAGAACGAAGGCTATAACAGTTCCGATGAGCATATGCCATGCTTTGTACCCTCTCATGCTGGCTCTAGCTCTGGCTCGGAAAGGGAGCATCAGTTTGAAACCGAGATTAGACAATCGAAAGGCTTCGAGATCAGGCGTATGGTGGAAGATGGAAACTGTCTCTTCAGGGCTGTGGCAGATCAAGTATATGGAGACTCAGAGTCACACGACATGACTAGACAACTGTGCATGGATTACATG GAACACGAGAGGGATCACTTTTCTCAGTTCATAACCGAAGGCTTTACCTCTTACTTGAAGAGGAAAAGAAGAAATAAG GTCTATGGAAACAACGTGGAGATCCAAGCTTTAGCAGAAATGTATAATAGGCCTATCCACATCTACTCATATAGCACAG AGCCGATCAACATATTTCAAGGGAGCTACAACACGGATACACCTCCGATAAGGCTGAGTTACCACCATGGGAACCATTACAATTCTTTGGTGGATCCACATCGATTGACCGTTGGTGCAGGTCTCGGATTTGGTAGCCTCAGTGGG AGACACGTGGACAGAGAGCAGGTGAAAGCTGCTATTAAGGCTCAGCAAGAACATCAGATTGATAAT GCGCTGTTAGCAGAAGGGAGATATTACTCTGATCTTGAGCTTACGGAAAAGGAAATTGAACGGTCGGTAATGGAAGCTTCTCGTGCTGAGTATCTTATGGAATGGTCCAAGCCACGTATTGGTCCCAATTCTAATGCTGAGACGTCCTCTTCTGGAGCTA GAACTGACTGGAAACAAAAGGAGGCAGTAAAAGAGAAGACGGTGGTGAGCAGCAGTGTAGAGATGGTTTTGTCGATGGGATTTAGCTATACGCAGGCCATGGAAGCTTATAGCATTTTCGGGGATGACGTTGACTCTATTGTCTGCTATGTACTGGAGACGAGCTGTGGGAGCAGCAACAACCGACGCAAAGGCAAAGCCATGGAGTAG
- the LOC103864777 gene encoding OTU domain-containing protein 5-B isoform X1, translated as MARILVQRGSSSNASRSTSSSGSEPPQASSNNAQVPPATIDEETTTDGKQEEVNVVEQAECSDAKDASLPPSDEPVDREDDVVVVESDSPVSGGDGPDSPPLPVPPPKPSSNDNRRSVLGSFGALRIGATQRGAGPRSLVSTRSLPSGSHPSSPRSQSENEGYNSSDEHMPCFVPSHAGSSSGSEREHQFETEIRQSKGFEIRRMVEDGNCLFRAVADQVYGDSESHDMTRQLCMDYMEHERDHFSQFITEGFTSYLKRKRRNKVYGNNVEIQALAEMYNRPIHIYSYSTEPINIFQGSYNTDTPPIRLSYHHGNHYNSLVDPHRLTVGAGLGFGSLSGRHVDREQVKAAIKAQQEHQIDNALLAEGRYYSDLELTEKEIERSVMEASRAEYLMEWSKPRIGPNSNAETSSSGATGTDWKQKEAVKEKTVVSSSVEMVLSMGFSYTQAMEAYSIFGDDVDSIVCYVLETSCGSSNNRRKGKAME; from the exons TCCAACGCAAGCCGCTCTACTTCTTCCTCAGGATCTGAGCCACCACAGGCAAGCAGTAATAATGCTCAGGTTCCACCAGCGACTATTGATGAAGAAACTACTACGGATGGAAAGCAAGAAGAGGTTAATGTTGTTGAACAAGCGGAGTGCTCTGATGCTAAGGATGCATCACTTCCCCCCAGTGATGAGCCTGTGGATAGAGAAgatgatgttgttgttgttgaaagtGATTCTCCAGTTAGTGGTGGAGATGGCCCTGATTCACCGCCCTTACCCGTTCCTCCACCGAAGCCTTCTTCGAATGATAATAGGAGATCGGTCTTGGGAAGTTTCGGTGCTTTACGAATTGGAGCAACACAAAGAGGAGCTGGACCTCGCTCTCTTGTTTCCACTAGGAGTTTGCCAAGTGGATCACACCCTTCTTCTCCAAGGTCTCAGAGTGAGAACGAAGGCTATAACAGTTCCGATGAGCATATGCCATGCTTTGTACCCTCTCATGCTGGCTCTAGCTCTGGCTCGGAAAGGGAGCATCAGTTTGAAACCGAGATTAGACAATCGAAAGGCTTCGAGATCAGGCGTATGGTGGAAGATGGAAACTGTCTCTTCAGGGCTGTGGCAGATCAAGTATATGGAGACTCAGAGTCACACGACATGACTAGACAACTGTGCATGGATTACATG GAACACGAGAGGGATCACTTTTCTCAGTTCATAACCGAAGGCTTTACCTCTTACTTGAAGAGGAAAAGAAGAAATAAG GTCTATGGAAACAACGTGGAGATCCAAGCTTTAGCAGAAATGTATAATAGGCCTATCCACATCTACTCATATAGCACAG AGCCGATCAACATATTTCAAGGGAGCTACAACACGGATACACCTCCGATAAGGCTGAGTTACCACCATGGGAACCATTACAATTCTTTGGTGGATCCACATCGATTGACCGTTGGTGCAGGTCTCGGATTTGGTAGCCTCAGTGGG AGACACGTGGACAGAGAGCAGGTGAAAGCTGCTATTAAGGCTCAGCAAGAACATCAGATTGATAAT GCGCTGTTAGCAGAAGGGAGATATTACTCTGATCTTGAGCTTACGGAAAAGGAAATTGAACGGTCGGTAATGGAAGCTTCTCGTGCTGAGTATCTTATGGAATGGTCCAAGCCACGTATTGGTCCCAATTCTAATGCTGAGACGTCCTCTTCTGGAGCTA CAGGAACTGACTGGAAACAAAAGGAGGCAGTAAAAGAGAAGACGGTGGTGAGCAGCAGTGTAGAGATGGTTTTGTCGATGGGATTTAGCTATACGCAGGCCATGGAAGCTTATAGCATTTTCGGGGATGACGTTGACTCTATTGTCTGCTATGTACTGGAGACGAGCTGTGGGAGCAGCAACAACCGACGCAAAGGCAAAGCCATGGAGTAG
- the LOC103864776 gene encoding F-box protein At2g27310 yields the protein MAHVDYSTGDSFSTLHPDIIQTQILTRLDGPTLSSTASTSSYLQTLCREQKLWQELSAATWPSINDPRVVKAISSFPSGYRSFFADSYPFSEHTWPSEKDDPPTTGLISAVDLYYRGELIYSKVQEMETESGKGSWFLSAPFRVDMLDPKESVSTRIRYPGGDYEAWVTDMEASMKLNWIVIDPVKKRAVNISSRDAVSAKRNWLTGDLEIRFSTVVTGKRAAEVAAVVSCGSAETWKEVDEEVGGEVHVREVRLGVEDIEGKCLKGRESVVILQGLLEGKRSRKDGCGEGRRGKGRYEEYVEMKTEWRKKKERREKFQDTICMIFGFSLFVLLWSFILLR from the coding sequence ATGGCACACGTCGATTATAGCACCGGTGATTCCTTCTCAACGCTTCATCCTGACATCATCCAAACCCAAATCTTGACCCGACTCGACGGTCCGACGCTTTCCTCCACCGCATCAACATCCTCTTATCTCCAAACCCTCTGCAGGGAACAGAAGCTCTGGCAAGAACTCTCAGCCGCCACGTGGCCTTCTATAAACGATCCACGTGTTGTTAAAGCCATCTCCTCCTTCCCTTCCGGGTACCGCTCCTTCTTCGCTGACTCGTACCCGTTCAGTGAACACACGTGGCCTTCCGAAAAAGACGATCCACCGACCACTGGATTAATCTCAGCCGTTGACCTGTATTACCGAGGAGAGCTAATCTACTCTAAGGTCCAAGAGATGGAAACAGAGAGTGGCAAAGGAAGTTGGTTCTTGTCGGCTCCGTTTCGGGTCGATATGCTCGACCCAAAAGAGTCGGTTAGCACCCGGATTCGATATCCGGGTGGGGATTACGAAGCGTGGGTGACAGATATGGAAGCGAGCATGAAGCTCAACTGGATAGTGATCGATCCGGTAAAGAAACGTGCGGTGAATATATCGAGTAGGGACGCAGTTTCGGCGAAGCGGAACTGGTTGACCGGAGATTTAGAGATTAGATTTTCGACGGTGGTGACGGGGAAGAGAGCGGCGGAGGTGGCGGCGGTTGTGTCGTGTGGATCGGCGGAGACGTGGAAAGAGGTGGACGAGGAAGTGGGAGGAGAAGTGCACGTGAGGGAGGTGAGGTTGGGAGTAGAGGACATAGAAGGAAAGTGTTTGAAAGGGAGGGAGAGTGTGGTAATATTACAAGGGTTGTTGGAAGGGAAGAGAAGTCGTAAAGATGGATGTGGTGAGGGGAGAAGAGGTAAAGGAAGGTATGAGGAATACGTGGAGATGAAGACAGAgtggagaaagaaaaaagagaggagAGAAAAATTTCAAGACACTATTTGTATGATTTTTGGGTTTTCTTTGTTTGTGCTTTTGTGGagttttattttgttaagaTAA
- the LOC103864775 gene encoding uncharacterized protein LOC103864775 — MAMILQVPSSAPSSLWNTRNTKTRFFFLSSIQTSSESNTNKFRCRAVREKAEEKNTSPPSPEEVTKKYGLEVGLWKILTSKDEESDGETKKKKKSKTDEAKELLAKYGGAYLATSITLSLISFSLCYALVTSGVDVQALLLKVGISTNETGEKVGAFALAYAAHKAASPIRFPPTVALTPIVANWIGKKVDKEKDDE, encoded by the exons ATGGCGATGATTCTGCAAGTCCCTTCGTCGGCTCCGTCTTCCTTGTGGAACACCAGAAACACTAAAACTcgattcttcttcctctcttcaATCCAAACTTCGTCGGAGTCCAATACGAATAAGTTCAGATGCAGAGCCGTCCGAGAGAAAGCCGAGGAGAAGAACACTTCCCCGCCGTCTCCGGAGGAAGTTACCAAGAAATATGGACTCGAAGTTGGTCTATGGAAG ATATTGACCTCAAAGGATGAAGAAAGTGATGgagagacgaagaagaagaagaagtcaaaGACAGATGAAGCTAAGGAGTTGCTTGCAAAGTACGGTGGTGCTTACCTAGCAACATCCATCACCCTTTCCCTCATTTCCTTCTCGCTCTGCTACGCTCTCGTCACTTCCGGTGTTGATGTTCAAGCTCTCCTTCTCAAG GTTGGGATCTCGACGAATGAGACGGGAGAGAAAGTGGGAGCCTTTGCGTTGGCTTACGCAGCGCATAAAGCTGCTTCTCCCATAAGGTTTCCTCCCACGGTGGCTTTGACTCCTATTGTCGCTAATTGGATTGGGAAGAAAGTTGACAAGGAGAAGGATGATGAATAG